In Peromyscus maniculatus bairdii isolate BWxNUB_F1_BW_parent chromosome 21, HU_Pman_BW_mat_3.1, whole genome shotgun sequence, one DNA window encodes the following:
- the LOC102916719 gene encoding olfactory receptor 2H1, with amino-acid sequence MVNHSSPVGFFLLGFSEHPHLEKILFVVVLCSYLLTLLGNTLILLLSTLDPRLHSPMYFFLSNLSFLDLCFTTTCVPQMLVNLWGPTKTISFLGCFVQLFIFLALGTTECILLTVMAFDRYVAVCQPLHYATIIHPRLCWQLAAVAWMMGLLQSIVQTPATLRLPFCPHRQIDDFLCEVPSLIRLSCGDTTFNEIQLAVSSVILVVVPLSLILISYSAIARAVLRINSAEAWKKAFGTCSSHLIVVTLFYSSVIAVYLQPKNPYAQERGKFFGLFYAVGTPTLNPLIYTLRNKEVKRAFWRLLGKNADSKNT; translated from the coding sequence ATGGTCAACCACAGCTCCCCAGTGGGCTTCTTCCTGCTGGGCTTCTCTGAACACCCACACCTGGAAAAGATTCTCTTTGTGGTTGTCTTGTGTTCCTACCTTCTCACACTCCTAGGAAACACACTCATCCTCCTGCTGTCCACACTGGACCCCAGGCTCCACTCTccaatgtacttcttcctctcaAACCTCTCCTTCTTGGACCTCTGCTTCACCACAACCTGTGTACCCCAGATGCTGGTCAACCTCTGGGGACCCACAAAGACCATCAGCTTCCTGGGATGCTTTGTCCAGCTCTTCATCTTCTTAGCCCTGGGGACCACCGAGTGTATCCTCCTGACAGTGATGGCCTTTGACCGCTATGTGGCTGTCTGCCAGCCCCTGCACTATGCCACCATCATCCACCCCCGCCTgtgctggcagctggcagctgtGGCCTGGATGATGGGGCTGCTCCAATCCATAGTCCAGACACCTGCCACCCTCCGCCTGCCCTTCTGTCCccatagacagatagatgattttCTATGTGAAGTCCCATCTCTAATTCGACTCTCCTGTGGAGACACTACTTTTAATGAGATTCAGTTGGCTGTGTCCAGTGTCATCCTTGTGGTTGTACCTCTGAGCCTCATCCTTATCTCTTATAGTGCTATTGCCAGGGCAGTGCTGAGAATAAACTCTGCTGAAGCATGGAAAAAGGCTTTTGGGACCTGCTCCTCCCACCTTATCGTGGTCACCCTCTTCTACAGCTCAGTCATTGCTGTCTATCTGCAACCCAAAAATCCCTATGCCCAAGAGAGGGGCAAGTTCTTTGGTCTCTTTTATGCAGTGGGAACTCCTACACTCAACCCTCTCATTTATACCCTGAGGAACAAGGAGGTAAAAAGGGCATTCTGGAGGCTGTTGGGAAAAAATGCGGACTCCAAAAATACCTAG
- the LOC102916402 gene encoding LOW QUALITY PROTEIN: olfactory receptor 2H2-like (The sequence of the model RefSeq protein was modified relative to this genomic sequence to represent the inferred CDS: inserted 1 base in 1 codon), with amino-acid sequence MANHSSPAGFFLLGFSENPQLEKILFVVVLCSYLLTLLGNTLILLLSTLDPRLHSPMYFFLSNLSFLDLCFTTTCVPQMLVNLWGLTKTISFLGCFVQLFIFLALGTTECILLAVMAFDRYVAVCQPLHYATIIHPRLCWQLAAVAWIVGLVESVVQTPSTLRLPFCPHHRVDDFVCEVPALIRLSCGDTTYNEIQMAVASVFILVVPLSLILVSYGAIARXVMRISSARGRRKAFGTCSSHLIVVTLFYSSVIAVYLQPKNPYAQERGKFFGLFYAVGTPSLNPLIYTLRNKEVKRAFWRLLGKDVEPS; translated from the exons ATGGCCAACCACAGCTCCCCAGCAGGCTTCTTCCTGCTGGGCTTCTCTGAAAACCCACAACTGGAAAAGATTCTCTTTGTGGTTGTCTTGTGTTCCTACCTCCTCACACTCCTAGGAAACACACTCATCCTCCTGCTGTCCACACTGGACCCCAGGCTCCACTCTCCAATGTACTTTTTCCTCTCAAACCTCTCCTTCTTGGACCTCTGCTTCACCACAACCTGTGTGCCCCAGATGCTGGTCAACCTCTGGGGACTCACAAAGACCATCAGCTTCCTGGGATGCTTTGTCCAGCTCTTCATCTTCTTAGCCCTGGGGACCACCGAGTGCATCCTCCTAGCAGTGATGGCCTTTGACCGCTATGTGGCTGTCTGCCAGCCCCTGCACTATGCCACCATCATCCACCCCCGCCTgtgctggcagctggcagctgtGGCCTGGATCGTTGGCCTGGTGGAGTCAGTGGTTCAGACACCATCCACTCTTCGCCTGCCCTTCTGTCCCCACCATCGGGTTGATGACTTTGTGTGTGAAGTCCCTGCTTTAATTCGACTCTCCTGTGGGGACACCACCTATAACGAGATACAAATGGCTGTGGCCAGTGTCTTCATCTTGGTTGTGCCACTGAGCCTCATCCTTGTCTCTTATGGTGCtattgcca cagtgatgaggatAAGCTCTGCAAGAGGACGCAGGAAAGCTTTTGGGACCTGCTCCTCCCACCTCATCGTGGTCACCCTCTTCTACAGCTCAGTCATTGCTGTCTATCTGCAACCCAAAAATCCCTATGCCCAAGAGAGGGGCAAGTTCTTTGGTCTCTTCTATGCAGTGGGCACTCCTTCTCTTAACCCTCTCATTTACACCCTGAGGAACAAGGAGGTCAAGAGGGCATTCTGGAGGCTGCTGGGTAAGGACGTAGAGCCCAGCTGA